A genomic region of Mesobacillus jeotgali contains the following coding sequences:
- a CDS encoding flavin reductase family protein has translation MIQSINQTVMHSYPGMVALVTVSHNGENNIMAAGWHSYISYEPPIYGVAIGRERHTYELIKSEGKFAINFVPYEYSALIQQAGVYSGSKVNKFEKANISFDHGSATNSPILRDAYIAYECEVIDRNSYGDHDWFVANIVQFYRDPDKFLKNGMPNFDELTIPLYLGRSTYTNVNQNSDFVSHKIEE, from the coding sequence ATGATTCAATCAATCAATCAAACTGTAATGCATAGTTATCCAGGAATGGTCGCACTGGTTACGGTTAGTCATAATGGGGAAAATAATATCATGGCTGCCGGCTGGCATTCCTACATATCTTACGAGCCGCCAATTTACGGAGTTGCCATCGGCCGTGAACGTCATACTTATGAGCTCATAAAATCTGAAGGAAAATTTGCCATTAATTTTGTGCCATATGAATATTCTGCTCTTATTCAGCAAGCAGGTGTGTATTCGGGTTCAAAAGTGAACAAATTTGAAAAGGCGAACATCAGTTTCGACCACGGATCAGCAACGAATTCACCGATACTGCGTGATGCATATATAGCATATGAGTGTGAGGTCATAGACCGCAACAGTTACGGTGACCACGATTGGTTCGTTGCAAATATCGTACAATTTTACAGGGATCCAGATAAATTCCTTAAAAACGGCATGCCAAATTTCGATGAGCTCACAATTCCGCTTTATTTAGGAAGATCCACTTATACAAATGTAAATCAAAATAGTGATTTTGTTTCACATAAGATCGAGGAATAG
- a CDS encoding staygreen family protein: MSKFKPERLSVTFIPPATAFVPIDSRKYTLTHSDLTGELFLAVGNVYDYQAINFEMRDEVLADWITINGEYLLYAKVYISNGEYDLNMSRIRYMIFKKELDLALTAIVYGDKNFYTYYPWLLDAPIYVQFSSIYPEFNQVEYYGTPRTYLTKVNNKRTREAQA; the protein is encoded by the coding sequence GTGAGCAAATTCAAGCCAGAACGATTGAGCGTTACCTTTATTCCACCAGCAACTGCTTTTGTACCGATAGATAGCAGGAAGTATACTTTAACACATTCCGATCTAACTGGAGAGCTGTTTTTAGCAGTCGGTAATGTGTATGATTACCAGGCAATCAATTTTGAAATGCGGGATGAAGTTTTGGCAGACTGGATCACCATCAATGGTGAATACTTGCTGTATGCTAAGGTGTATATCAGTAATGGGGAATACGACCTGAATATGTCCAGGATCCGGTATATGATTTTCAAAAAAGAGCTGGATTTAGCACTGACTGCGATAGTTTATGGAGATAAAAACTTCTACACATATTATCCTTGGCTGCTCGATGCTCCAATTTACGTACAGTTTTCATCTATTTACCCAGAATTTAATCAGGTAGAATACTATGGTACGCCAAGAACGTATCTTACGAAAGTGAATAACAAAAGAACCCGAGAAGCACAGGCTTGA